One Serratia liquefaciens genomic window, GCGGTACCACCAGACCGATAAAGCCAATCACGCCGCTCATCGCCACCGAGGCGCCAATCAGCAAGGCGCTAAGCAACAGCAGTTGCAGCTTGGCGCGCTGGACGTTGACCCCGAGGTAATGTGCTTCTTCATCCCCCAGTTGCAACAGGTTCAGACGACGCGCCTGTAGCAGGGTCAGCAAGGTGGCCGGCAGGATCAGGGAGGCGCAAACCACCAGCGTCGGCCACTGCGACTGGCTAAGGCTGCCCATCATCCACAGGGAAAACTGACGTAGCTGTTGGTCGTTGCTGAGATAAGACAGCACGCCAATCGCCGCCATGCACAGGGCGTTGATAGCAATCCCCGCCAGCAGCAGGCGCGACAGGCTGCCGTGACCGCTACGGCTGATACCGTAGATCAACAGCGACACCAGCATGCTGCCGAGGAACGCCGCCAGCATATGGCCGTACAGGGCAATCACCGGGGGCAACGCCAGTGGCATCACGATAATCAGCGCGACAAACAGCGCGCCGCCGCTGCTGATGCCCAGCAGGCTGGGATCGGCCAACGGATTGCGAAACAACCCTTGCATCACGGCGCCAGATACCGCCAGTGCACAACCGATCACCACCGCCAGCAGTACGCGCGGCAGGCGGATGTTTAGCCAGATATGCCAGGCGGTATCGCTGAACGGCTGTTGCCACAGGGTGCGGAACGACAGGGTCAGCGCACCCATATTGGCGGCCCCCAGCGCCAGCAGCGCCAGTAACACCAGCAGGCTGGCAATCGCCAGGCGTGGGGAAGTGCGACTGCGCATTACTTTTGCTCCGCCGCGTGGCGCAGTTTGGCCAACGCCGCCGGCGTTTCCAGCCCAAAGCCCAGCAGAGCCATATCGTCAACCACCAGCACGCGGTGGTTTTTCCCCGCTGGCGTGAGCGCGACGCCCGGCAAGTTCCACAATTGTTGTTGGCCACCGAGCGTTTTTATGCCGTCTGTGGTGACCAACAGCAGGTCGGGCGCGCTGGCGATCACGCCTTCCTGCGACAGCGGACGATAGCGACTGAATCCCTGCATCGCATTTTTCAAGCCTGCGGCCGTGATGACCGCGTCGGCAGCGGTGTGCTGCCCGGCGGCCATCGGCGTAATGCCCCCGTGGCTCATGACGAACAGGACCTTGACCGGCAGAGCATCGGTTTTCACCGCCGCCAGCTGTTGCTGATACCGTTCGCTCAGCTTTTTGCCTTGCTCGGTGCGCTGCAACGCATTGGCGATCACCTCGATTTTCTCCGGCACGCTTTGCAACGTGGTATCACCCGGAATACGCACGACCTTAACGCCGCTTTCTTCCAGCTGTTTGAGCACCAGCGCCGGTTCGGCCAGTTCTGTCGTCAGCACCAGAGAGGGTTTCAATGCCAGAATACCTTCGGCATTGAGCTGACGCATGTAGCCGACATCCGGCAGCTTTTTGACGGCTTCCGGCTGCAGACTGGTGCTGTCTCGCGCAATCACTTCATCGCCCGCGCCGAGTGCGAAGGCAATTTCGGTGACGTCACCGCCTATCGAGACAATCCGTTCCGCCGCCGCAGCGGTGAAGGGTAACGCCAGCGCAATCCACAACGCCAGGCGACGGGTCAATGAGGGTTTCATGCGGCAATGTCCTTGGGTTCAAGCGCGGCAACCTGCTCACGCCACTGGGTTTGTTCCGGTTGGCCTTCGGTACGCTGGCCGTAAAGCTGGGCGATTTGCG contains:
- a CDS encoding FecCD family ABC transporter permease, which produces MRSRTSPRLAIASLLVLLALLALGAANMGALTLSFRTLWQQPFSDTAWHIWLNIRLPRVLLAVVIGCALAVSGAVMQGLFRNPLADPSLLGISSGGALFVALIIVMPLALPPVIALYGHMLAAFLGSMLVSLLIYGISRSGHGSLSRLLLAGIAINALCMAAIGVLSYLSNDQQLRQFSLWMMGSLSQSQWPTLVVCASLILPATLLTLLQARRLNLLQLGDEEAHYLGVNVQRAKLQLLLLSALLIGASVAMSGVIGFIGLVVPHLVRMRLGGDHRWLLPCSALGGACLLLVSDTLARTLVAPAEMPVGLMTSLIGGPYFLWLVMRQRERVGG
- a CDS encoding heme/hemin ABC transporter substrate-binding protein produces the protein MKPSLTRRLALWIALALPFTAAAAERIVSIGGDVTEIAFALGAGDEVIARDSTSLQPEAVKKLPDVGYMRQLNAEGILALKPSLVLTTELAEPALVLKQLEESGVKVVRIPGDTTLQSVPEKIEVIANALQRTEQGKKLSERYQQQLAAVKTDALPVKVLFVMSHGGITPMAAGQHTAADAVITAAGLKNAMQGFSRYRPLSQEGVIASAPDLLLVTTDGIKTLGGQQQLWNLPGVALTPAGKNHRVLVVDDMALLGFGLETPAALAKLRHAAEQK